From Parasteatoda tepidariorum isolate YZ-2023 chromosome 1, CAS_Ptep_4.0, whole genome shotgun sequence, one genomic window encodes:
- the LOC107454513 gene encoding ornithine aminotransferase, mitochondrial isoform X1, with the protein MVELCIMFHSQKVSCSLKKAVKNVSKAISASTPVRTESSSSALYPLTSKEVMERESKYGAHNYHPLPVVIHKGKGIHVWDVEGKQYFDFLSAYSAVNQGHCHPKILEALAKQAEIVTLTSRAFYASALGEYEEFITKKFGYQKVLPMNTGVEAGETGCKLARRWGYDVKGIGKNKAKIIFAEGNFWGRTLSAISSSTDSSSYAGFGPYMPNFELVPYNDTNALEKKLKDPDVCAFMVEPIQGEAGVVVPDPGYLKKVRELCTKYNVLWIADEVQTGLCRTGKWLCVNHENVKPDILLLGKALSGGVYPVSAILANDEVMLVIKPGEHGSTYGGNPLACKVAMAALQVLEEEKLADNAETMGKLFRSELEKLSKDKVRIVRGKGLLNALVINKSFDTWDICIKLRDKGLLAKPTHGDIIRFSPPLVINKEQMTQCIEIIHNTIAAL; encoded by the exons GTATCATGTTTCATTCTCAAAAAGTGAGCTGCTCTCTGAAAAAGGCTGTTAAAAATGTTAGCAAAGCTATATCGGCGTCCACCCCTGTTCGAACAGAAAGCTCATCGAGCGCCTTATATCCTCTAACTTCCAAAGAAGTTATGGAAAGGGAGTCTAAGTATGGAGCTCACAATTACCACCCCCTGCCCGTTGTAATACACAAAGGGAAAg GTATACATGTATGGGACGTAGAAGGCAAacagtattttgattttttgagtgcttacaGTGCTGTCAATCAAGGGCACTGCCATCCTAAAATCTTAGAAGCACTAGCGAAGCAAGCTGAAATCGTAACATTAACATCCAGAGCATTCTACGCATCAGCTTTAGGGGAGTATGAAGAATTCATCACGAAAAAATTCGGATATCAGAAAGTCCTTCCTATGAACACTG GTGTTGAAGCAGGAGAAACAGGTTGCAAGTTGGCTAGGAGATGGGGTTATGATGTAAAAGGTATAGGAAAGAACAAAGCCAAAATCATTTTTGCTGAAGGAAATTTCTGGGGACGAACCTTATCAGCCATTTCAAGTTCTACAGACTCTTCCAGTTATGCAGGGTTTGGTCCTTATATGCCGAATTTCGAACTTGTGCCTTACAATGATACAAATGCCTTAGAG aaaaaactaaagGATCCAGATGTTTGTGCTTTTATGGTAGAACCAATTCAAGGAGAGGCTGGTGTCGTGGTACCTGATCCTGGCTACTTGAAAAAAGTTCGTGAGTTGTGCACCAAATACAACGTTCTATGGATAGCTGATGAAGTTCAAACTGGACTATGCCGAACTGGAAA gtGGTTGTGCGTTAATCACGAAAATGTTAAACCAGATATCCTATTATTGGGAAAAGCTTTATCTGGCGGAGTATATCCA gTTTCCGCTATCTTAGCCAATGATGAAGTTATGCTGGTTATAAAACCTGGAGAGCATGGTTCAACTTATGGAGGCAACCCTCTAGCTTGTAAAGTTGCCATGGCTGCTCTTCAG GtgttagaagaagaaaaacttgcaGATAATGCAGAAACGATGGGAAAATTGTTCAGATCTGAACTTGAAAAACTATCTAAAGACAAAGTGAGAATAGTTCGGGGCAAAGGTCTTCTTAATGCGCTAGTCATCAATAAAA GTTTTGATACTTGGgatatttgcattaaattgcGTGACAAAGGTCTTCTAGCCAAACCCACCCATGGAGACATCATTCGATTTTCTCCACCCttggtaataaataaagaacagaTGACACAATGTATTGAAATCATTCACAACACAATCGCTGCTTTATAA
- the LOC107454513 gene encoding ornithine aminotransferase, mitochondrial isoform X2, translating into MFHSQKVSCSLKKAVKNVSKAISASTPVRTESSSSALYPLTSKEVMERESKYGAHNYHPLPVVIHKGKGIHVWDVEGKQYFDFLSAYSAVNQGHCHPKILEALAKQAEIVTLTSRAFYASALGEYEEFITKKFGYQKVLPMNTGVEAGETGCKLARRWGYDVKGIGKNKAKIIFAEGNFWGRTLSAISSSTDSSSYAGFGPYMPNFELVPYNDTNALEKKLKDPDVCAFMVEPIQGEAGVVVPDPGYLKKVRELCTKYNVLWIADEVQTGLCRTGKWLCVNHENVKPDILLLGKALSGGVYPVSAILANDEVMLVIKPGEHGSTYGGNPLACKVAMAALQVLEEEKLADNAETMGKLFRSELEKLSKDKVRIVRGKGLLNALVINKSFDTWDICIKLRDKGLLAKPTHGDIIRFSPPLVINKEQMTQCIEIIHNTIAAL; encoded by the exons ATGTTTCATTCTCAAAAAGTGAGCTGCTCTCTGAAAAAGGCTGTTAAAAATGTTAGCAAAGCTATATCGGCGTCCACCCCTGTTCGAACAGAAAGCTCATCGAGCGCCTTATATCCTCTAACTTCCAAAGAAGTTATGGAAAGGGAGTCTAAGTATGGAGCTCACAATTACCACCCCCTGCCCGTTGTAATACACAAAGGGAAAg GTATACATGTATGGGACGTAGAAGGCAAacagtattttgattttttgagtgcttacaGTGCTGTCAATCAAGGGCACTGCCATCCTAAAATCTTAGAAGCACTAGCGAAGCAAGCTGAAATCGTAACATTAACATCCAGAGCATTCTACGCATCAGCTTTAGGGGAGTATGAAGAATTCATCACGAAAAAATTCGGATATCAGAAAGTCCTTCCTATGAACACTG GTGTTGAAGCAGGAGAAACAGGTTGCAAGTTGGCTAGGAGATGGGGTTATGATGTAAAAGGTATAGGAAAGAACAAAGCCAAAATCATTTTTGCTGAAGGAAATTTCTGGGGACGAACCTTATCAGCCATTTCAAGTTCTACAGACTCTTCCAGTTATGCAGGGTTTGGTCCTTATATGCCGAATTTCGAACTTGTGCCTTACAATGATACAAATGCCTTAGAG aaaaaactaaagGATCCAGATGTTTGTGCTTTTATGGTAGAACCAATTCAAGGAGAGGCTGGTGTCGTGGTACCTGATCCTGGCTACTTGAAAAAAGTTCGTGAGTTGTGCACCAAATACAACGTTCTATGGATAGCTGATGAAGTTCAAACTGGACTATGCCGAACTGGAAA gtGGTTGTGCGTTAATCACGAAAATGTTAAACCAGATATCCTATTATTGGGAAAAGCTTTATCTGGCGGAGTATATCCA gTTTCCGCTATCTTAGCCAATGATGAAGTTATGCTGGTTATAAAACCTGGAGAGCATGGTTCAACTTATGGAGGCAACCCTCTAGCTTGTAAAGTTGCCATGGCTGCTCTTCAG GtgttagaagaagaaaaacttgcaGATAATGCAGAAACGATGGGAAAATTGTTCAGATCTGAACTTGAAAAACTATCTAAAGACAAAGTGAGAATAGTTCGGGGCAAAGGTCTTCTTAATGCGCTAGTCATCAATAAAA GTTTTGATACTTGGgatatttgcattaaattgcGTGACAAAGGTCTTCTAGCCAAACCCACCCATGGAGACATCATTCGATTTTCTCCACCCttggtaataaataaagaacagaTGACACAATGTATTGAAATCATTCACAACACAATCGCTGCTTTATAA
- the LOC107454519 gene encoding zinc transporter Slc39a7: MRTLCVLRRIMSVLILLNLFIFISAHSHDHGHSHEHHDEIHSHGHHHDGVHAHDHHHHNEKPSFKYSQQANQQFAKAKEDIPSKKPHKPRDEANLSLWLQGMGSTFIISIFPFFILFFIPIHRRDEHQNLLKILLSFASGGLLGDAFLHLIPHALLAHSLTDESPHSHSHSHSHSKSKDSGDSDVHGHDLSVGLGVLGGILVFLMVEKFIRIVKGGHGHSHSHASKETVKPKEASTEVKEKVSDKDSTHEEKKEKSDEANEDSNTQLDKSDHDEEDIMVAGYLNLAADFMHNFTDGLAIGASYLAGQSIGLVTTVTILLHEIPHEIGDFAILIQSGCTKRKAIMLQLLTAVGALTGTAFSLFAGGLNAAATNLILPFTAGGFIYIATVSVIPDLLEETNFWQSVKEVIALIIGVYMMVLIASYE; this comes from the exons ATGAGGACTCTGTGTGTTTTGAGAAGAATTATGAGtgtacttattttgttaaacttatttatttttatttctgctcATAGTCACGATCATGGTCATTCCCACGAGCATCACGATGAAATACATTCCCATGGTCATCATCACGATGGTGTACATGCACACGATCATCACCACCACAATGAGAAACCATCATTTAAGTATTCTCAGCAAGCAAATCAACAATTTGCAAAAGCTAAAGAAGACATTCCTTCAAAGAAACCTCACAAACCAAGGGATGAGGCAAATTTATCATTATGGTTACAAGGGATGGGATCCACCTTTATCATCAGtatattccctttttttattttatttttcattcccaTTCACAGACGCGATGAGCATCAGAATCTTCTGAAAATTTTGCTTAGTTTTGCTTCTGGTGGTCTGTTAGGAGATGCATTTCTTCATCTCATTCCACATGCTCTTCTTGCTCATTCCCTAACTGATGAAAGTCCTCATTCGCACTCTCATTCACATTCTCATTCTAAATCAAAAGATAGTGGAGATTCTGATGTGCATGGTCACGACCTTAGTGTTGGCTTAGGAGTATTGGGTGGCATATTGGTGTTTCTCATGGTAGAAAAGTTTATTCGCATAGTTAAAGGTGGCCATGGTCATTCACATTCACACGCATCTAAAGAAACTGTAAAACCTAAAGAGGCAAGTACTGAAGTTAAAGAGAAAGTTTCTGACAAGGATAGTACtcatgaagaaaagaaagaaaaaagtgatgAAGCAAATGAAGATTCAAATACTCAGCTTGATAAATCTGATCACG atgaagAAGATATTATGGTTGCTGGTTATTTAAATCTGGCAGCAGATTTTATGCACAATTTCACTGATGGATTAGCTATTGGAGCTTCATATCTTGCGGGTCAAAGTATAGGATTAGTAACTACTGTGACCATTTTATTACACGAAATTCCACATGAAATTGGTGACTTTGCAATTCTCATACAGTCAGGCTGTACTAAACGAAAg gcTATTATGCTGCAGTTGCTTACAGCAGTTGGTGCTTTAACTGGAACTGCATTCAGTTTGTTTGCTGGAGGTTTGAATGCAGCAGCCACAAACCTTATCCTTCCTTTTACTGCTGGTGGTTTTATCTACATTGCAACTGTTTCTGTCATTCCTGATCTCCTGgaagaaactaatttttggCAGTCAGTTAAAGAAGTGATAGCCTTAATAATTGGTGTATACATGATGGTACTTATTGCGAGTTATGAATAA